In Blastopirellula sediminis, the following proteins share a genomic window:
- a CDS encoding DUF1559 family PulG-like putative transporter, whose amino-acid sequence MKQRHAFTLVELLVVIAIIGVLIALLLPAVQQAREAARRMSCTNNLKQMGLALHNYESTFKVFPMAGTVDTDFSVQARLLPFVEQGNLNDQLDYAQAAFTGGWSGKAPNPAFATAFATPLELFLCPSDPAPSQTTSAGYTYGSINYMVSFGSGTGLNYDFKQKTDGIFYQYSKAGFRDMTDGTSNSVVMSETVRSVGADMTLPAGQTPSFPYQFTLNGSSGVSSSNPDPNKQGLPGSGGGWSGYTNGDGLIFNPDISTFWTDFTSWRGGESSAIRGRGMSWAFTGAINSMTNGYHTPNSRIPDVVTHWTGYFAPRSYHPGGANVTFGDGSVRLLPNTIDLTTHRALHSVNGGEVLGEF is encoded by the coding sequence ATGAAACAACGTCACGCTTTTACTTTGGTCGAACTGCTGGTGGTGATCGCCATCATCGGCGTTTTGATCGCATTGCTGTTGCCGGCCGTTCAACAGGCCCGCGAAGCGGCACGGCGAATGTCGTGCACCAACAACCTGAAGCAGATGGGACTCGCCCTGCATAACTACGAGTCGACCTTCAAGGTCTTCCCGATGGCCGGAACGGTCGACACCGACTTTTCGGTTCAGGCCCGTCTGCTTCCCTTCGTCGAGCAAGGAAACTTGAACGACCAACTCGACTATGCTCAAGCGGCGTTCACCGGCGGCTGGAGCGGCAAGGCGCCGAACCCGGCCTTCGCCACCGCGTTCGCCACGCCGCTCGAACTGTTCCTCTGCCCCAGTGATCCCGCGCCGTCGCAAACGACGTCGGCCGGCTACACCTATGGGTCGATCAACTACATGGTCAGCTTCGGCAGCGGGACCGGACTCAATTACGATTTCAAGCAGAAGACCGACGGGATCTTCTACCAGTACTCGAAGGCCGGCTTCCGCGACATGACCGACGGGACCAGCAACAGCGTCGTGATGAGCGAAACAGTTCGCAGCGTCGGCGCTGACATGACCTTGCCGGCCGGACAGACCCCCTCGTTTCCGTATCAGTTCACGCTGAACGGATCGTCCGGCGTCAGTTCCAGCAATCCGGATCCGAACAAACAGGGATTGCCGGGAAGCGGCGGAGGTTGGAGCGGCTACACCAACGGCGACGGATTGATCTTCAATCCCGACATCTCCACCTTCTGGACCGACTTCACCTCGTGGCGCGGCGGCGAGAGCTCGGCGATCCGCGGACGAGGAATGTCGTGGGCGTTTACCGGGGCCATCAATTCGATGACCAACGGTTATCACACCCCCAACAGTCGCATTCCGGATGTGGTCACGCATTGGACCGGTTACTTCGCACCGCGTAGTTACCATCCCGGCGGCGCCAACGTCACCTTCGGCGACGGCTCGGTTCGTTTGCTCCCCAACACAATCGACCTGACGACGCATCGCGCCTTGCATAGCGTCAACGGCGGCGAAGTGCTGGGTGAATTCTAG
- a CDS encoding efflux RND transporter periplasmic adaptor subunit, producing MKRILTWTLAIAAQISSPVAAADISVNSTLLKIIETVEVPAQQAGALDKVNVREGTIVDRGELLAHIADKEMELELVAKKAEHAIAQREAENDVNIRFSKKSLEVSQAELQRALDAIANFPNAVTQTELDRLRLLAEKNRLEIEQSSEQQEIAKLTANLKEAEAAITGERLAKHKIVAPIEGMVVHVFRREGEWVDIADPVVKIVRIDRLRAEGFVRSDEAAIGLQDRAATVRVSLPGSDPLVVPGKVIFVDPEVDPVNGDVRVWVEIDNADLKLRPGLRVEMSISTDEMADDAKTPAAAEVSVEK from the coding sequence ATGAAACGAATCCTGACTTGGACCTTGGCGATCGCCGCTCAGATCTCTTCGCCGGTTGCGGCCGCGGATATTTCGGTCAACTCGACGCTGCTCAAAATCATTGAGACGGTCGAAGTGCCGGCGCAACAGGCCGGAGCCCTCGATAAGGTCAACGTCCGCGAAGGAACGATCGTCGATCGGGGCGAGTTGCTCGCGCATATCGCCGACAAAGAGATGGAGTTGGAACTGGTCGCGAAGAAGGCGGAGCACGCGATCGCCCAGCGGGAAGCGGAGAACGACGTCAATATCCGCTTCTCGAAGAAGTCGCTCGAAGTCTCGCAGGCCGAATTGCAACGAGCCTTGGACGCGATCGCCAACTTTCCGAACGCCGTGACGCAGACCGAGCTCGATCGTCTCCGTCTATTGGCGGAGAAGAACCGGCTGGAAATTGAACAATCGAGCGAACAGCAAGAGATCGCCAAGCTGACCGCCAATCTGAAAGAAGCGGAAGCGGCGATCACCGGCGAACGTCTCGCCAAGCACAAGATCGTCGCGCCGATCGAAGGGATGGTCGTCCATGTCTTTCGTCGCGAGGGGGAATGGGTCGACATCGCCGATCCGGTGGTGAAGATCGTCCGGATTGATCGCCTGCGAGCGGAAGGGTTCGTGCGGAGCGACGAAGCGGCGATCGGATTGCAAGATCGCGCGGCGACGGTGCGCGTTTCGCTGCCTGGAAGCGATCCGTTGGTAGTGCCGGGAAAGGTGATCTTCGTCGATCCGGAAGTCGACCCGGTTAACGGCGACGTTCGCGTCTGGGTTGAAATTGATAACGCGGATTTGAAACTCCGCCCTGGTTTGCGGGTCGAAATGTCGATCTCGACCGATGAGATGGCTGACGACGCCAAAACCCCGGCGGCCGCAGAAGTCTCGGTGGAAAAGTAA
- a CDS encoding GNAT family N-acetyltransferase: MLSYQLEPDLTAAEFLDLLHRSTLAERRPVDDPDRIEGMLRHADLIVTARDGELLVGISRAVTDYNYCTYLSDLAVDVAYQRQGIGKQLIRRTHEAGGLKTTLILLSAPKAVEYYPHIGMTQHPSCWIQRGA, translated from the coding sequence ATGCTTTCCTACCAACTCGAACCCGATCTCACCGCCGCCGAATTCTTGGACCTGCTCCATCGTTCGACCTTGGCCGAACGCCGCCCCGTCGATGATCCGGACCGGATCGAAGGGATGCTCCGCCACGCCGATTTGATTGTCACGGCCCGCGATGGCGAACTGCTGGTCGGCATCTCCCGGGCGGTGACCGACTACAACTACTGCACTTACCTGTCGGACCTGGCGGTCGACGTCGCCTACCAGCGGCAAGGAATTGGTAAGCAGTTGATTCGGAGAACTCACGAAGCCGGCGGCCTAAAGACGACCCTGATCCTGCTTTCGGCGCCAAAGGCGGTGGAGTACTATCCGCACATCGGGATGACGCAGCATCCCTCGTGCTGGATACAGCGCGGAGCATAG
- a CDS encoding PepSY-associated TM helix domain-containing protein: MNNPDAPRKRPWPDYRAVWRWHFYAGLFSIPILVVLSISGTIYLFKPQIESWLDKPYDQLPSGAASLPISKQIEATLAAIPGARFHSFELPASSTAATRVIVIRQGERIRCYVDPADGKLLDQKVEEDRFIAIIRRLHGELFLGNRGSYLVELTACWTLVLIFTGLYLWWPRKWTGLGGVLFPRLTGGQKIFWRDIHSVSGIWISGFAIVLILSGLPWSTFWGNYFRNVRHWTGTAVARQDWQISRSRTEKEPGKSAQLDLTAADCVFAAATPLDLPPPVIISPPRGNSTEWKVQSMTQNRPYRADLTIDGASGELTSRQDFVDRHVIDQVVGVGIALHEGQLFGWPNQLLGVVTTSGLILLSASGVILWWRRRDRGVLGAPAVGAAPRFSLGLIVIVAGLAVYLPLFGASLLAVYLAERFVLRRSPGVRSWLGLSNPQSPEVAAV, translated from the coding sequence ATGAACAATCCAGACGCGCCGCGCAAGCGGCCCTGGCCCGACTACCGCGCGGTATGGCGGTGGCATTTTTACGCCGGCCTGTTTTCAATACCAATCTTGGTCGTGCTGTCGATCAGCGGCACGATCTACTTGTTCAAACCGCAGATCGAGTCTTGGCTCGACAAGCCCTACGACCAATTGCCAAGTGGCGCAGCGTCTCTCCCGATTTCAAAGCAGATCGAAGCGACCCTCGCCGCCATTCCGGGCGCCAGATTCCACTCGTTCGAGTTGCCGGCTTCGTCGACCGCCGCGACGAGGGTCATCGTCATCCGGCAAGGAGAACGAATCCGTTGCTACGTCGATCCCGCCGATGGCAAGCTGCTCGACCAGAAGGTGGAAGAGGACCGCTTCATCGCGATCATCCGCCGCCTGCATGGCGAGTTGTTTCTCGGCAATCGAGGTTCGTACCTGGTCGAGCTGACCGCCTGCTGGACGCTGGTCCTGATTTTTACCGGGCTCTATTTGTGGTGGCCCCGCAAATGGACCGGGCTTGGCGGCGTGCTGTTTCCTCGCCTGACCGGCGGCCAGAAGATCTTCTGGCGCGACATTCATAGCGTGTCCGGAATCTGGATCTCCGGTTTTGCGATCGTGCTGATCCTTTCCGGTCTCCCCTGGTCGACCTTCTGGGGGAACTACTTCCGTAACGTTCGCCATTGGACCGGCACGGCGGTCGCGCGACAGGATTGGCAGATCAGCCGCTCGCGCACCGAAAAGGAGCCGGGCAAATCGGCGCAGCTCGATCTGACCGCGGCGGATTGCGTCTTCGCTGCGGCGACGCCGCTTGACTTGCCGCCGCCGGTGATCATCTCGCCGCCGCGTGGAAACTCCACCGAGTGGAAAGTGCAATCGATGACGCAAAACCGTCCCTATCGGGCCGACCTGACGATCGACGGCGCCAGCGGCGAATTGACCAGCCGCCAAGACTTCGTCGATCGCCACGTGATCGATCAAGTCGTTGGGGTCGGGATCGCACTGCACGAAGGGCAATTGTTCGGCTGGCCGAATCAATTGCTCGGCGTCGTAACGACCAGCGGTCTAATTCTGCTGAGCGCCAGCGGCGTCATCCTCTGGTGGCGCCGCCGCGACCGAGGCGTTCTTGGCGCGCCGGCTGTTGGCGCCGCGCCCCGATTCTCGCTCGGCTTGATCGTCATCGTGGCCGGCCTAGCCGTTTATCTTCCGTTGTTCGGGGCCTCCCTGCTCGCCGTTTATCTGGCGGAACGATTCGTCCTGCGTCGCTCGCCGGGCGTTCGCAGTTGGCTTGGCCTCTCCAATCCCCAATCGCCGGAGGTCGCCGCCGTATGA
- a CDS encoding efflux RND transporter periplasmic adaptor subunit has translation MSSESPISVRTAEDARRQLDSLLDELADLAEGASSPEEFWPELLSRLIFAASAQGAAIWQLGASRRLQPLYEQGFDKVYSAPQRDVAIDIDACSLEAALRKPKASAIVSGGESGGQTRLMLAVPLETVARTSALLVLYQPADLPAVTQNGQLRLLDAFGEIAVHFQERRLLADFAGAEQNWKNQLYFARDVHRELDVQRTCYRIANDGRLALDADRVSVAEWDGPAAYIQAISGIDVINRRAAVVRKLERLATAVAKQKQPIIFRGDRENLPPQIEDALVDYLEESPARLLIAVPLVREEEHEEEEEATAEGTLVGVMIVEQLEATEVERLLSRTRSLAETASIALDNAQRYEKLPLRGVMQFVGMVLAQFGWRKLSRTMRYVLPVLLVLLATWLIPARFEIDVRGQLQPEVERQLFAPLDGYVDEILVKHGQMVDAGEVVAKLRSPDLELKQTETAGLLAAAQSELDAVRVERTQNTRRDDDRRDNRSADRDQLSADEIRLTRRIANLQEQLLLLDKQQQSLTLTAPVAGQILSWDIDETLQARPVSRGDSLLKVAEVDGPWVLKLEAADRRTKHILDAQAATKQELPITFHLVSEPGVKHQAKLTEVSQVIDVGSETDEPAALLTASFDKTEIDFLRPGVSVSGRVDCGTRSLAYVWTHELWEAVRRRLFW, from the coding sequence ATGTCTTCCGAGTCCCCAATTTCGGTCCGCACGGCTGAGGACGCTCGCCGGCAACTTGATTCGCTGTTGGACGAACTGGCTGATCTGGCCGAAGGTGCGTCCTCACCGGAAGAGTTTTGGCCAGAGCTGCTATCGCGGCTGATCTTCGCCGCTTCGGCCCAGGGCGCCGCCATCTGGCAACTGGGCGCTTCACGTCGTCTCCAACCCTTATATGAACAAGGGTTCGACAAGGTCTATTCCGCCCCCCAGCGCGACGTCGCGATTGATATCGACGCCTGTTCGCTGGAAGCGGCGCTTCGCAAGCCGAAAGCCTCGGCGATCGTCAGCGGCGGAGAGTCAGGGGGCCAGACTCGTTTGATGCTGGCCGTGCCACTTGAGACGGTCGCTCGTACGAGCGCCCTCTTGGTGCTGTATCAACCGGCCGATTTGCCGGCAGTGACTCAAAACGGACAGCTGCGGCTACTCGACGCGTTTGGCGAGATTGCCGTTCATTTTCAAGAGCGGCGGCTATTGGCCGATTTCGCCGGCGCCGAACAGAACTGGAAGAATCAACTTTACTTTGCTCGCGACGTCCATCGTGAACTCGACGTCCAGCGGACTTGCTACCGCATCGCCAACGACGGCCGCTTGGCGCTCGACGCCGATCGGGTCAGCGTCGCCGAGTGGGATGGCCCCGCCGCCTACATCCAAGCGATCAGCGGCATCGACGTGATCAATCGTCGCGCCGCCGTGGTACGCAAACTAGAACGACTGGCGACCGCCGTCGCCAAGCAGAAACAACCGATCATCTTCCGCGGCGATCGCGAAAACCTGCCGCCGCAAATCGAAGACGCGCTGGTCGACTATCTGGAAGAGTCGCCGGCTCGACTGCTGATCGCGGTACCGTTGGTCCGTGAGGAAGAGCACGAGGAAGAAGAGGAAGCGACGGCGGAAGGGACGCTGGTCGGCGTGATGATCGTCGAACAGCTGGAAGCGACCGAGGTCGAACGACTGTTGTCGCGAACCCGTAGTCTGGCCGAAACGGCGAGTATTGCGCTCGATAACGCCCAACGTTACGAAAAGCTGCCGCTGCGAGGCGTGATGCAGTTCGTCGGGATGGTGCTTGCCCAATTTGGTTGGCGGAAGCTATCGCGCACGATGCGTTACGTACTGCCGGTCTTGCTCGTCTTGTTGGCGACCTGGCTGATTCCGGCGCGATTTGAAATCGATGTTCGTGGGCAATTGCAGCCAGAAGTCGAACGCCAGTTGTTCGCGCCGCTCGACGGTTATGTCGATGAGATCTTGGTGAAGCATGGGCAAATGGTTGACGCCGGCGAGGTGGTCGCCAAGCTTCGTTCGCCCGACTTGGAACTGAAACAAACCGAAACGGCAGGTCTACTCGCCGCCGCACAGTCGGAGCTCGACGCGGTCCGTGTCGAACGGACGCAGAACACCCGCCGTGACGATGATCGCCGCGACAATCGGAGCGCCGATCGCGATCAGCTGTCAGCCGACGAGATTCGCCTGACGCGGCGGATCGCCAACTTGCAGGAGCAACTGCTGCTGCTCGACAAGCAACAGCAAAGTCTGACGCTGACCGCGCCGGTCGCCGGGCAGATTCTGAGCTGGGACATTGATGAAACGCTTCAGGCCCGCCCGGTATCGCGGGGCGATTCGCTGCTGAAAGTCGCGGAAGTGGATGGCCCGTGGGTTCTGAAGCTGGAAGCGGCCGACCGCCGAACCAAGCATATTCTCGACGCCCAAGCGGCGACGAAACAAGAACTGCCGATCACCTTTCACCTGGTCAGCGAACCAGGCGTCAAACATCAAGCGAAGCTGACCGAGGTTTCGCAGGTGATTGACGTTGGGAGCGAGACCGACGAACCGGCGGCGCTGCTGACCGCCAGCTTTGACAAGACGGAGATCGATTTCCTGCGACCCGGCGTTTCGGTTTCGGGCCGCGTCGATTGCGGAACGCGCAGCTTGGCATACGTCTGGACGCACGAACTTTGGGAAGCGGTACGCCGCCGCCTTTTCTGGTAA
- a CDS encoding TolC family protein, with amino-acid sequence MLHRWTKQIVVTLSCVALALNGCSLRCWRLYDCPDPPAYDEDLIAKYAGRGLTIEDPVPNACEDDFLPSVPVSPDAAVSGEVKYANISLQEAVETALANSQVMKDLGGVLRSPEALETIYDPGRVYTDGRFGEEAALSAFDASFGASAYFEQNDYGVNNVTVGQNGLFKQDYNNYEISLQKKSVTGATFTLRNVTQYDNNNQEASFITNPFVFGQSWTNYAEAQWRQPLMQGAGVMYNRIAGPNGEPGFANGVLVARTRTDISLAEFEIAVRNLVSDVENAYWDLYYAYRDLDAKVEARDNALRVWQNVQANAGQGRRTADQEGQAREQYYRFESEVINSLHGRLTPRTQTNYGSSGGTFVQTGGVRVSERRLRVIMAVDINGPQLLRPSEDPPVAKVKFDWDAIALEAVARRPELRRQKWVIKQKELELLANKNFLKPNLDLVARYRLRGFGKDLWGYDQPQYDNAIQSMMDGDFQEYQMGVEFDMPIGFRRGHAAVRSSELALAREKAILREQENFIMYGLSNTYGEIERAHQVMEAQFNRREAAYAQQRAVEASHEAGFAPLDLLLEAQRRVIDANILFYQARVDYAQAIKNVHYEKGSLLEHNNIFMTEGPWPQKAYYDALQRDMNKRHALTNFVINDALIGTKDRPSFPLEPAKEPYKGTPIFEGPAFPETSDAEPAMPENPLRKEQSEASAVQPASMNAPIGQDVSARVIEAFGDENIDFGGDEEVHSPVWIHREPASGRAAVDRPAVGPAIAAQPKANQAMIAPPSVKRPAPAQETAPEQEVNFSGESATDSAFWINR; translated from the coding sequence ATGCTGCATCGCTGGACGAAACAGATCGTAGTGACGCTAAGCTGCGTCGCGCTTGCGCTCAACGGCTGTTCGTTGCGGTGCTGGCGGCTCTATGACTGTCCTGATCCTCCTGCGTACGACGAAGATCTGATCGCGAAGTACGCCGGTCGCGGGTTGACGATCGAAGACCCGGTTCCGAACGCTTGCGAAGACGACTTTCTGCCGAGCGTTCCGGTCTCGCCCGATGCGGCGGTCAGCGGCGAAGTGAAATACGCCAACATCTCTTTGCAAGAAGCGGTGGAGACGGCGCTGGCCAACTCGCAGGTCATGAAAGACCTTGGCGGCGTCCTTCGCAGTCCTGAAGCGCTGGAAACGATCTACGATCCGGGCCGCGTTTACACCGACGGTCGCTTCGGCGAAGAGGCGGCTCTGAGCGCGTTTGACGCCAGCTTCGGCGCTTCGGCCTACTTTGAACAAAACGACTACGGCGTGAACAACGTCACGGTCGGTCAGAACGGTCTGTTCAAACAAGACTACAACAACTACGAGATCTCGCTGCAGAAGAAGAGCGTCACCGGCGCCACCTTTACGTTGCGCAACGTCACGCAGTACGACAATAACAACCAGGAAGCGTCGTTCATCACCAACCCGTTCGTCTTCGGGCAATCATGGACGAACTACGCCGAAGCTCAGTGGCGCCAACCGTTGATGCAAGGCGCCGGCGTCATGTACAACCGCATCGCCGGTCCGAACGGCGAGCCGGGCTTCGCCAACGGCGTGTTGGTCGCTCGCACGCGAACCGACATCAGCCTGGCCGAGTTTGAAATCGCGGTGCGTAACCTGGTCAGCGACGTCGAAAACGCCTACTGGGACCTCTACTACGCCTATCGCGACCTTGACGCCAAGGTCGAGGCTCGCGACAACGCCCTCCGCGTCTGGCAGAACGTTCAGGCCAACGCCGGTCAAGGACGCCGCACCGCCGACCAGGAAGGTCAGGCCCGCGAACAGTACTATCGCTTTGAGTCGGAAGTGATCAACTCGCTGCATGGCCGTTTGACGCCGCGCACGCAAACCAACTACGGCAGCTCGGGCGGTACGTTCGTGCAGACCGGCGGCGTTCGCGTGTCGGAACGTCGCTTGCGCGTGATCATGGCGGTCGACATTAACGGTCCGCAACTGCTGCGTCCGTCGGAGGATCCGCCGGTGGCGAAGGTGAAGTTCGACTGGGATGCGATCGCGCTGGAAGCGGTGGCTCGTCGCCCGGAACTGCGTCGTCAGAAATGGGTCATCAAGCAGAAAGAGCTGGAACTGCTGGCGAACAAGAACTTCCTGAAGCCGAATTTGGACCTGGTCGCTCGCTATCGTCTCCGCGGCTTCGGCAAAGACCTGTGGGGCTACGATCAGCCGCAGTACGACAATGCGATTCAAAGCATGATGGACGGCGACTTCCAAGAGTATCAAATGGGGGTCGAGTTCGACATGCCGATCGGCTTCCGCCGCGGTCATGCCGCCGTCCGAAGTTCGGAACTCGCCTTGGCTCGCGAAAAAGCGATCCTCCGCGAGCAAGAAAACTTCATCATGTACGGCTTGAGCAACACGTACGGCGAAATCGAACGTGCTCACCAGGTGATGGAAGCGCAGTTCAATCGTCGCGAAGCGGCCTACGCCCAGCAGCGTGCGGTCGAAGCTTCGCACGAAGCCGGTTTCGCACCGCTCGACCTGCTGCTCGAAGCGCAACGCCGCGTGATCGACGCCAACATCCTGTTCTATCAGGCTCGCGTCGACTACGCCCAAGCGATCAAGAACGTCCACTACGAAAAAGGGTCGTTGCTTGAGCACAACAACATCTTCATGACCGAAGGGCCGTGGCCGCAAAAGGCGTACTACGACGCGCTGCAGCGTGATATGAACAAGCGGCACGCGTTGACCAACTTCGTGATCAACGACGCTTTGATCGGCACGAAGGACCGCCCGTCGTTCCCGCTGGAACCGGCCAAAGAGCCGTACAAAGGAACGCCGATCTTTGAAGGTCCGGCTTTCCCCGAAACGTCAGACGCGGAACCGGCGATGCCCGAGAACCCGCTCCGCAAAGAGCAGAGCGAAGCGTCTGCGGTCCAGCCGGCGTCGATGAACGCTCCGATTGGGCAGGACGTCTCGGCCCGCGTGATTGAAGCGTTTGGCGACGAGAATATTGACTTTGGCGGCGACGAAGAGGTCCACTCTCCCGTTTGGATCCATCGCGAACCAGCTTCCGGTCGTGCGGCGGTTGATCGTCCCGCCGTCGGCCCTGCTATCGCCGCTCAACCGAAAGCGAATCAGGCGATGATCGCTCCCCCTTCCGTCAAACGCCCGGCGCCGGCGCAGGAAACTGCTCCCGAACAGGAAGTGAACTTCAGCGGCGAATCGGCGACCGATTCGGCCTTCTGGATCAATCGCTAA
- the tssH gene encoding type VI secretion system ATPase TssH, with amino-acid sequence MSGLNLKSLVGKLNPVCRGALESAAGLCLSRTNYNIEVEHWLTKMLEAPFTDLEAILKHYEIDRTQFTTELTRAIDRFKTGNGRPPSIAPAVVDLARDAWLLASIEYGEPAVRTGHIMLALLSDENSNRAIVGSSSALGKISVESLKRELLSITADTDESTTKSEKADAATDGKPKKPSKTPSLDQFTVDLTERAKSGAIDPVLGRDDEIRQIVDILCRRRQNNPILTGEAGVGKTAVVEGFALRIAAGDVPEVLANVSIRSLDLALLQAGAGVKGEFENRLKSVIEEVKSSPKPIILFIDEAHTMIGAGGQAGQGDAANLLKPALARGELRTIAATTWAEYKKYFERDAALARRFQVVKVEEPSEPKCMDMMRGLVATLEKHHAVRILNEGVEAAVKLSNRYISGRQLPDKAVSLLDTTCARIGLSQNSTPPEIEDAHRHIEQLTTEIAILEREMAAGAEDHTAAIADLEATRATETERLEKLNERWANEKELVFKIRDLQKQLIDDDALRGVPVKEGEEPPVLLTDEERADIRSQIQATHSELEEAQGEDPLVHVCCDAAAVAETVAAWTGIPVGRMVSNEIKTVMNLQNLMEEAVVGQSHAMNQIAESIRTSRAHLDDPSRPIGIFLLAGTSGVGKTETALTLANLLYGGEQNLTTINMSEFKEEHKVSLLMGSPPGYVGYGEGGVLTEAVRRKPYSVILLDEMEKAHPGVQDIFYQVFDKGHMKDGEGRDIDFKNTVIIMTSNAGTDLIMQLCRDPQRQPSPEQLGEALHDELLKTFKPAFLGRVSVIPYFPLADDVMKQIVRLKLKKVGKRVKENYNASFDYTDLLVDAIAARCTEVDTGARNVDKILTRTLLPELSSEFLARMAEGGEIGGVNVTVGETGDFAYEIL; translated from the coding sequence ATGTCCGGACTCAATCTGAAATCACTCGTCGGCAAACTGAACCCGGTCTGCCGTGGCGCTCTTGAATCAGCTGCCGGGCTTTGCCTGTCGCGGACCAACTACAACATTGAGGTCGAACACTGGCTTACCAAGATGCTGGAAGCCCCGTTTACCGACCTGGAAGCGATCCTGAAGCATTACGAAATTGACCGGACTCAGTTCACCACCGAGCTGACCCGCGCCATCGACCGCTTCAAGACCGGCAACGGCCGTCCGCCGAGCATCGCTCCGGCCGTCGTCGACCTGGCTCGCGACGCCTGGCTGTTGGCTTCGATCGAATATGGGGAACCGGCGGTCCGCACCGGGCACATCATGCTGGCCCTGCTCAGCGACGAAAACTCCAATCGTGCGATCGTCGGCAGCTCGTCGGCTCTCGGCAAGATCTCGGTCGAATCGCTAAAACGAGAACTTCTCAGCATCACCGCCGATACCGACGAATCGACCACCAAGTCCGAAAAGGCCGACGCCGCGACCGACGGCAAACCGAAGAAGCCGTCGAAGACACCGTCGCTCGACCAATTTACGGTCGACCTGACCGAACGCGCCAAGAGTGGCGCCATCGATCCGGTCCTCGGCCGCGATGACGAAATCCGCCAGATCGTCGACATCCTCTGCCGCCGTCGCCAGAACAACCCGATCCTCACCGGTGAAGCGGGCGTCGGCAAAACCGCCGTCGTCGAAGGCTTCGCTCTCCGCATCGCCGCCGGCGACGTGCCGGAAGTGCTGGCCAACGTTTCGATCCGCTCGCTGGACCTAGCGCTGTTGCAAGCGGGCGCCGGGGTCAAAGGGGAATTTGAAAACCGGTTGAAGTCGGTCATCGAAGAAGTCAAAAGCTCGCCGAAACCGATCATCCTGTTCATTGACGAAGCTCACACCATGATCGGCGCCGGCGGACAAGCCGGACAAGGGGACGCCGCCAACTTGCTGAAGCCGGCGCTCGCTCGCGGCGAACTCCGCACCATCGCCGCGACGACCTGGGCTGAATACAAGAAGTACTTTGAACGTGACGCCGCTCTGGCTCGCCGCTTCCAAGTGGTCAAAGTCGAAGAGCCGAGCGAGCCGAAGTGCATGGACATGATGCGCGGTCTGGTCGCGACCCTCGAAAAGCATCATGCCGTTCGCATTCTGAATGAAGGGGTCGAAGCGGCGGTCAAACTTTCGAACCGCTACATCAGCGGCCGCCAGCTGCCGGACAAGGCGGTCAGCCTGCTCGATACCACGTGTGCCCGCATTGGTCTGAGCCAGAACTCGACTCCGCCCGAAATCGAAGACGCCCATCGTCACATCGAACAGCTGACGACCGAGATTGCGATTCTGGAACGAGAAATGGCGGCCGGCGCCGAAGATCACACCGCCGCGATCGCCGACCTGGAAGCGACTCGCGCGACCGAAACCGAACGGCTTGAAAAACTGAACGAACGCTGGGCGAACGAAAAAGAGTTGGTCTTCAAGATTCGCGACCTGCAAAAACAGCTGATCGACGACGACGCTCTCCGCGGCGTTCCGGTCAAAGAAGGAGAAGAGCCGCCGGTCTTGTTGACCGATGAAGAGCGGGCCGACATCCGCTCGCAAATCCAAGCGACCCACAGCGAACTGGAAGAAGCCCAAGGGGAAGACCCGCTGGTCCACGTTTGCTGCGACGCCGCCGCGGTGGCCGAAACGGTCGCCGCTTGGACCGGCATCCCGGTCGGCCGCATGGTCTCCAACGAGATCAAGACGGTGATGAACTTGCAAAACCTGATGGAAGAAGCGGTCGTCGGTCAGTCGCACGCGATGAACCAGATCGCCGAAAGCATCCGCACCTCTCGGGCTCACCTCGACGATCCGAGCCGTCCGATCGGCATCTTTTTGCTGGCCGGAACAAGCGGCGTCGGTAAGACCGAAACGGCCCTGACGCTGGCCAACTTGCTTTACGGCGGCGAGCAAAACCTGACCACGATCAACATGTCGGAGTTCAAGGAAGAGCACAAAGTTTCGCTGCTGATGGGCTCCCCTCCCGGCTACGTCGGTTACGGCGAAGGTGGCGTCCTGACCGAAGCGGTCCGTCGCAAGCCGTACAGCGTGATCTTGCTCGACGAAATGGAAAAGGCTCACCCCGGCGTCCAGGACATCTTCTATCAGGTCTTCGACAAAGGTCACATGAAGGATGGCGAAGGACGTGACATCGACTTCAAGAACACCGTCATCATCATGACGTCGAACGCAGGCACCGACCTGATCATGCAGCTCTGCCGCGATCCTCAGCGTCAGCCGAGCCCCGAACAGTTGGGCGAAGCGCTGCATGACGAGCTGCTGAAGACGTTCAAACCGGCGTTCCTCGGCCGCGTCAGCGTGATCCCTTACTTCCCGCTGGCCGACGACGTGATGAAGCAGATCGTTCGCTTGAAGCTGAAGAAGGTCGGCAAGCGGGTGAAAGAAAACTACAACGCTTCGTTCGACTACACCGATCTACTGGTCGACGCGATCGCCGCTCGCTGCACCGAAGTCGACACCGGCGCTCGCAACGTCGACAAGATCCTGACCCGCACGCTGCTGCCGGAACTCTCGTCGGAGTTCCTCGCCCGGATGGCCGAAGGGGGCGAGATCGGCGGCGTCAACGTCACGGTCGGCGAAACGGGAGACTTCGCTTACGAGATCTTGTAA